Sequence from the Candidatus Sulfotelmatobacter sp. genome:
CTTGGGCATCGCGGCGGCCCGCGCCGCGCTGGAGAAGACCGGCACCGACCCGGCCGACGTCGACCACGTCATCGCCGCCAGCGTCGCGCAAGCCTCGTTCGACGCATATTGCTTCGCGCGCCACGTCGGGCTGTACAGCGGCGTGCCGATCGAGGTGCCGGCGCTGCAAGTCATGCGCGTCTGCGGTTCGGGCTTCGAGACGATCGTGAACGCCGCCGACGCGCTGGCGCTCGGGCGCGCCAGCCGCGCGCTGTGCGTCGGCGCCGAGTCGATGTCGCGCAACCCGGTCGTCGCCTACACGCATCGCGGCGGCTTCAAGATGGGTCAGGTCCAGTTCGCCGACTTCTTGTGGGAAGCGACGCTCGACACCGCGCCCGGCATCCGCATGGGCGACACCGCCGAGAACCTGGCCAAGCAATACGGCCTGCAGCGCGAGGAGGTCGACGCCTTCGCCGCCGACAGCTTCGCCCGCGCGCTCGCCGGCCAAGAACGCGGCTACTTCGACGACGAGGTCGTGCCGCTGCGCAACGCGACGTTCGCGCGCGACGGCTACGAAGACCGCACCCTGCGCCTCGAGCGCGGCACCGAGTCGGTCGCGCGCGACACGCACCCGCGTCCGACCGACGCCGCGACGCTGGGCAAGCTCAAGCCCGCGTTCGGCGGCGTGCAGACCGGCGGCAACTCCAGCGCGATCGTCGACGGCGCGGCCGGCGCGATCGTCGTGAAGGGCGAGCAGGACGGCGTGCTGGCGCGCGTCGCCGGTGCCGTCTCGTTCGGCGTCCCGCCCGAGATCATGGGCATCGGCCCCGTCCCGGCCTCGCGGGCGATGGTGGCGAAGGCGGGGCTCGACCTCGGCGACATCGGCCGCTGGGAGATCAACGAAGCCTTCGGCGCGCAGATCCTTGCCGTCGAGCGCGAGTTGGGGATCGACCACGAGTGCCTCAACGTCAACGGCGGCGGCATCGCGATCGGCCACCCGCTGGCCGCCACCGGCGTGCGCTGCACGCTGACGCTGGCGCGCGCGCTGCGCGAGAGCGGCGAACGCTGGGGCATCGCCGGCGCGTGCGCCGGCGGCGGTCAAGGCGTGGTGATCTTGTTGGAAAACCCGGCGGCCTAGGAACGGAAGCCGCTCCATGCGGCGCGAAGCGCCGTGCATGCAGCAGAAGAGCCGTTATGCGTATCGTGAGACGATCGATCGGCTGACGTCGACGATCACCGGCGGTGGGAACACCATCTTCGTGACGATCGATCAGGCCGCGGCGGCGCAGAGCGTCGGTCTGACGATGCGGCCGACGACGCTGATCGTCTTCGGCAACCCCAAGGGCGGCACGCCCCTGATGGAAGCGTATCCGCTGATGGCGCTCCACCTGCCCATCAAGCTGTTGGTGTGGGAGCAAAACGGCGCGGTGCAGGTCGCCGCAGCCGACATGGCCGCGCTCGCGGCAGGCGTCGGCGTCCCGGCCGGCGAGCCCCACGTCGCGGCGCTCGACAAAGCGCTCGCGACGCTGATCGGTTCGGTCGCCGGCTAGGCCCGGCTGGCCGCGCGCACCAGCACGCGGCGGCGGCGTGGACGGCCCGCGGCGACGCGGAAGCCGGCGATGAACATCGCGGTCACGGCGCGCTTGGCGTTGCGCACGCGGACGGCGCGCGGCCCGCTGACGGCGCGCAGCGCGGCGATCATCACGCGCGCGGGAGCGTCGTAGAAGCGGAAGATGTCGCCGAACTCGGTCTCCGGGTCCTTATGGTGCCCGTTGTGGTCCTCGGGCAGCACCAGTCCGGTCGGCCGGGTCAGCAGCCGGAACCAGGCCGGCGTGCGGAAGCCGATCTCGGTCGTATGGCGCCACCAGACGTGGAACTCGCCGATCAGCAGGCCGATGATCGCTCCGACCGGCGAGAGACGCCAGCAAGCCGCTGCCACGATGATGTAGGGGACGCAGCCGTAGAAGCCGTCCAGCAGCACCCAGGGGTCGCGCGAGACGATCGCGTGGTCCCAGAACGAGCGGCGGTTGTCGTGGTGGTACCGCAGGTGGAGCTTGAACCAGACGTGCTGCGGCACGTGGTAGAAGAAGGTCGACCCGAAGTCGCCGACGACCAGGACGATCGCCACGGCGAGGATCGCGAAGAGCGCGCTCATCATCTGTACTCTACTCTACCCGGGTGAAGCGGAACAAGTTGTGAAGTCGAGAGCGATTCTCAACAACTGGCCGGAGTCTTGGTTCCATTGACCACGACCCAGCCGTTGTCCGCCCCGCGATGGGTCGAGCAGTGGACGTCGTGGATCCCGGCCGCGAAATGCCCGCCCGGGCCGTCGTTGAAGTACTGACCGAAGGCGAACACGGCGGCGTGGGCGGGGGCGGTGACCTTGCCGTCGAGCGAGTCGTTGATCACGACCTGGATCAGTTGCGCCGACCCGTCGGGGAAGTGGACGCGCAACGGCAGGATCTCGTGGTTGCCGTGCGGTCCGCCGCGCTGCGTGCGCGACGCGCTGATCGTGGTGCCGCACACCATCACGTTGTCGACCTCACCCGTCCGGTTCGACGCGATCAAATCGCTGAGGTGCGCGTTGACCTGCGGCGTGCACTGCGCGGGGACGGGAACGTCTTGGGCGCAGGCAACGAGCGTCGCGTTCGCGACGACGGCCAGCGCGAGGGCGCCGCCCAGGAGCGTTCGCAGCATACGGATCCTCTCGTTCACGGCCGGCATCAGGCCGGGGCTACGACGCTTGCCTTGCTGGTGCCTGGTGCGAGCACGACCGCGGCGTCGAGGGCGAGCACGCCGCCCGGATACGCGCGCAGCGGGTTGACGTCGAGCTCGGCGACCTCGGGGTGTGCGGCGATGAGCCGGCCGACCGCGACGATCGCGTCGGCGAGGGCGCGGCGATCGACCGCCGGCGCGCCGCGCCACCCGTCGAGCAGCGCGGCCGTGCGCAGCGAGCCCAGCAGCGCCAGCGCGTCGTCGGCGTCGAGCGGTGCCGGTGCGGTCGCCGTGTCGCGCAGCGCCTCGGCTTGCGTACCGCCCATCCCGATCAGCACCGTCGGGCCGAACGAGGGGTCGTTGAGCGCGCCCACGATCAGCTCGAGGCCCGGCGGCGCCATCTCCTCGACGACGTAGCGCGACGGGGCCGGCGCGTCGATGCGATCGATCGCGTCCAGCGCGGCGTCGAGCCGTTCCGGCGTATCGACGAACAGGTGCACGCCGCCGGCTTCCGTCTTGTGGAGGATCGCCGGGTTGAGCACCTTGACGACGACCGGTTTGGCCAGCGCGGTGAAGGCCGCGTGCGCCTCGGCGCGCGTCGCGCACGCCTGCGCGCGCGGCGTCGCGATGCCGTACGCGCGCAGCAGCGCCTTGCCGCCGAGCTCGTCGAGCGGTGCGCGCACCGGCCCCGAAAGCGCGGCGTTCGCCGTCGCTCGGGCGCGCAGCACCGAGGCGCGTCCCGCGGCGTCCTCGACCAGCGCGCGCACCGCGCGCGCCGCACGTTCGGGGCCGGGATACGCCGCGACCCCGAGCTCGCGCAGTGCGGCGAAGGTCGGTGCGACGTCGCCGTCGATTCCCATCGTGCCGAACACGACGGGCACGCCGAGCTCGGCTTTCGCGGCGCGAAAGACCGCGACCGGATCGACGGCGGCCGGCTCGTGCAGCGTGTAGACCGCGAGCGCATCGACGTCGGGGTCGCCGGCGATGGCGCGCAGCACGTCGGGATACGTCGCCGCCGGGCGCGCCGTGTCGACGGGGTTGCGCACGTAGGTCATCGGCGGCAGCAGCTCGGCGATGCGCGCCGCCGCCGCGTCGCCGAGCGTCGGAATCCGCACGCCGCTCGCGCGCAGCGCGTCCAGCATCAGCAGCCCCGGTCCCGCTTGCGCCGTCATCAGCCCGACGCCGGCGTTCGCGGTCGGCGGGATGCGGCCGTGGACGAGTGCGATGGCCGCGTCGACCAGGTCGTCGGTCGTCTCGACCAGCACGGCGCCGGCAGCGCGCAGCGCCGCGCGTTTGCGCGCGTAGTCGCCGATCAGGTTGCCGGTGTGCGACTGCGCGAAGGTCGCGACGTCGGCGCGGCCGACGGTCAGCGCGACGACCGCTTTCGCCGGTACCGCACGGCGGATCGCCGCGGTCAGTGCGCGTCCGTTGGGGATCCCCTCGAGGTGCAGCGCGATCACGTCCGTGTGCGGATCGTCGGCCAACCAGTCGACGACGTCGGCGGCGGTGACGTCGACGCTGTTGCCCAAACCGACTGCCAGCCGCGCGCCGTAGCCGCGGTTCTGCAGCAAGAACGCGGTCGTGATGTTGACGCCCGCGCTCTGCGCGACGACGGCGATGCGGCCGGCCGGCAGTCGTTCGAGGCCGGGCGCGAACGACGCGGCGAAGCCGGCGACGGGGTTGGCGAAACCGGCCGTGTTCGGGCCCAACAAGCGGATCGACCCGTTGCGGCAGACCGTGGCCAGCGCGTCCTGCAACGAGGCACCCGACGCGCCGCTCTCGCCGAAGCCGCCGCCGGCGATCAGCGCGCCGCCGGCGCCGGCCGCGTCGGCGGCGGCCAGCGCGGGCGGACACGCGTCGGCCGGAATCGCCAACGCGACCAGATCGACCGGCGTCCCGATCGCGGCCAAGGTCGGATAGGCGCGGTAGCCGAGGACCTCATCGGCCTTCGAGTTGATCGGATACAGCGCGCCGTCGAAGCCGCGCAGGTTCTTGAGCAGTTGGTGACCGGCTTTGTCGGGTGCGGTCGAGGCGCCGACGACGGCGATCGACCGCGGCGCGAACAGCCGCTCGAGGCCACGCCGGCTCACGCCGTCGCGTCCGCCGTCGTGGGCAACAGCCACGCGCGCAGATCGTCGGGGATCGCTTCCATCACCAGCTTCTCCTCGCCGGGCAGCTTGCGCGCGTGCGCGCGCACCTCGAAGCCGGTCGCGATCAGCGTCTCGCCGCGGCGGATCTCGTGGTCGACGCGCAGCCCGCGCGTGCGCACCTCGGTCACCGTGGTGACGACGGTGAACTCATCGCCCGGGTGCAGCGGTGCGAAGAACTTCGCGCCCGTCTCCATGATCGGAAAGCCGATCCCGCCGCCGGTGATCCCGGCCGAGAAGTCGTAGGGGCTCTGCCGCCACAGCTCCTCGGTCGCCAGATCGAAATACTGGAAGAAGTTCGGATAGAAGACGATGCCGAACGCGTCGGTTTCGCCGAAGCGCACGCGCAGGTCGAGCCGCGAGACGCGGCCGCGTGGCTCAGGCGGCATCGCGTCGGTACATGCCCAGCGCGCGGAACGCCGGCGCGTCGTCGTAGCGGAACAGATACGCCGCTTCGCCGCCGTCGGTCTCGTGCGCGTACGGCTGCCACGAGGGGACGCAGAACGTGTCGCGTTCTTTCCACTCCAGCACCTGGTCGCCGACGCGCGTGCGGCCGCTGCCGCGCACGACGTGGTAGATCGCGCTCGAGGTTTCGCGCACGGTGGCCGTCGGCACGCCCGGCTGCAGACGCAGCGCCGAAGCGGCCGTCGTGCGCGCGATCGGGCCGCCGGCGCGCTTGTCCTCGTACGGCAGCTCGACGGTGCCGCCGGCGTCGTCGAGCCGCGCCTGCATCTGCGCCCACGGAAACCGCAGGCGCGAGTCGGCCGGCGCGGGCTCCGAGGGGAAACGCGGCTGCGTCCACGGCTCGGCGAAGTTGGCCGGGAAGAAGTGGAAGAGCGGGATGTCCAGGCCGTCCAGCCACACCATCGGACGGTCGGACTCGTTGCCGTGGTCGTGGAACTCGAACGAGGGCGTCAACACGAGATCGCCGCGCCCCATGAGGACCTTCTCGCCGCCGACCGCGGTGTACGCGCCCTCGCCCTCGACGATGAAGCGCAGCGCGAACGAGGTGTGGCGATGCGCCCGCGCCACCTCGCCCGGCAGGATGAGCTGCAGCCCGGCGTAGAGCGTGTCGGTCGTGTACGGCGCCTTCAGCGTCGGGTTGGTCAACATGAACACGCGCCGTTCCGCGTCCTCGGCGCTGACCAGCCGGCCGGCGCGATCGAGCAGCGGCCGGATCGCGCCGTAGCGCCAGACGTGCGCAACGCCCTTGGGGCGCGGGACCGGCGGCACGATGGCGTGCATGTTCGTCCAGAGCGGATCGACGGCCGATTGCGCACCGTCGGCGAACAGCGCCTCGAGCGTGTCGTGAGCGATCATGCGGAACCTCCTGCGTGGGTCGGCGCGGTGACGCCGATCGAGAACGAGCCGATGCGGCTGACCGTGCACACGAGCGTCTCGCCGGCGTGGATCTCCCCGACGCCGGGCGGCGCGCCGGTCATCAGCAGATCGCCGGGCTCGAGTGTCATCGCGGCCGAGGCGTAAGCGATCAGATCCGCCACGCCGACCGTCATGTCTCTCGTGTTCACGTGCTGGCGCGCGTGGCCGTCGATGGTGAGGTCGATGTCGAGCGCCATCGGATCGGGGATCTCGTCGGCGGTCGTCACCCACGGACCGATCGGCGCGAAGGTGTCGTAGCTCTTGCGACGCACGCGCTCGCCCTTGCCGCGCACGGTGACGTCCAGGCCGATCGTGTAGCCGAAGACGTGGTCGAGCGCGTCGGCGGCGTCGACGGCGGTGGCCCGCTCGCCGATCACGACGGTCAGCTCGCACTCGTGATGGACCTCTTTGCCGTCGACCAGCGGCCCGTGCGGGAGCACGATGCGATCGGACGGGCCGCACAGCGCCGACGGCGCCTTGAGGAAGACGTCGAAGTCGAGCAACGCCGGATCGACGCCGCCGGCGACGCGCTCGAGCACGCCGCCGCGCATCTCCTCGACGTGTGCCGCGTAGTTGGCGGCGGCCGCGACGATCTTGGTCGGGTTGAGCGCCGACGCGCGCAGCCGTACGCGCTCGAGCGGGATCGCGGTTGCGTTGGGGTTGGCGGCGAGCCGCTCGATCGCGCCGCGCCGCTGCGCGAAGTCGCGCACCAGTCGCACCCACCAGCCGGCACCCAGCTCGTCGTCGGACCAGTCGGGGATCGCCGCGGTCACGTCGACCAGAGACGTCCCCGCGGCGTCGACGGCGCCCAGCCGCCAGTCGTCGAACAGTGCCAGGCGCATCAGAGCACCGCGAACCGGCCGGCGTGCGGGCCGAGCGGCCAGCGGCCGCGCGCGAACAGTGCGTCGATCGCGACGAACGCGTGGTCGGACATGCCGCACGCCTTCGCCAGCG
This genomic interval carries:
- a CDS encoding cupin domain-containing protein, whose translation is MIAHDTLEALFADGAQSAVDPLWTNMHAIVPPVPRPKGVAHVWRYGAIRPLLDRAGRLVSAEDAERRVFMLTNPTLKAPYTTDTLYAGLQLILPGEVARAHRHTSFALRFIVEGEGAYTAVGGEKVLMGRGDLVLTPSFEFHDHGNESDRPMVWLDGLDIPLFHFFPANFAEPWTQPRFPSEPAPADSRLRFPWAQMQARLDDAGGTVELPYEDKRAGGPIARTTAASALRLQPGVPTATVRETSSAIYHVVRGSGRTRVGDQVLEWKERDTFCVPSWQPYAHETDGGEAAYLFRYDDAPAFRALGMYRRDAA
- a CDS encoding fumarylacetoacetate hydrolase family protein, translated to MRLALFDDWRLGAVDAAGTSLVDVTAAIPDWSDDELGAGWWVRLVRDFAQRRGAIERLAANPNATAIPLERVRLRASALNPTKIVAAAANYAAHVEEMRGGVLERVAGGVDPALLDFDVFLKAPSALCGPSDRIVLPHGPLVDGKEVHHECELTVVIGERATAVDAADALDHVFGYTIGLDVTVRGKGERVRRKSYDTFAPIGPWVTTADEIPDPMALDIDLTIDGHARQHVNTRDMTVGVADLIAYASAAMTLEPGDLLMTGAPPGVGEIHAGETLVCTVSRIGSFSIGVTAPTHAGGSA
- a CDS encoding sterol desaturase family protein — encoded protein: MSALFAILAVAIVLVVGDFGSTFFYHVPQHVWFKLHLRYHHDNRRSFWDHAIVSRDPWVLLDGFYGCVPYIIVAAACWRLSPVGAIIGLLIGEFHVWWRHTTEIGFRTPAWFRLLTRPTGLVLPEDHNGHHKDPETEFGDIFRFYDAPARVMIAALRAVSGPRAVRVRNAKRAVTAMFIAGFRVAAGRPRRRRVLVRAASRA
- a CDS encoding thioesterase family protein, which gives rise to MPPEPRGRVSRLDLRVRFGETDAFGIVFYPNFFQYFDLATEELWRQSPYDFSAGITGGGIGFPIMETGAKFFAPLHPGDEFTVVTTVTEVRTRGLRVDHEIRRGETLIATGFEVRAHARKLPGEEKLVMEAIPDDLRAWLLPTTADATA
- a CDS encoding DUF302 domain-containing protein encodes the protein MQQKSRYAYRETIDRLTSTITGGGNTIFVTIDQAAAAQSVGLTMRPTTLIVFGNPKGGTPLMEAYPLMALHLPIKLLVWEQNGAVQVAAADMAALAAGVGVPAGEPHVAALDKALATLIGSVAG
- a CDS encoding acetate--CoA ligase family protein; the encoded protein is MSRRGLERLFAPRSIAVVGASTAPDKAGHQLLKNLRGFDGALYPINSKADEVLGYRAYPTLAAIGTPVDLVALAIPADACPPALAAADAAGAGGALIAGGGFGESGASGASLQDALATVCRNGSIRLLGPNTAGFANPVAGFAASFAPGLERLPAGRIAVVAQSAGVNITTAFLLQNRGYGARLAVGLGNSVDVTAADVVDWLADDPHTDVIALHLEGIPNGRALTAAIRRAVPAKAVVALTVGRADVATFAQSHTGNLIGDYARKRAALRAAGAVLVETTDDLVDAAIALVHGRIPPTANAGVGLMTAQAGPGLLMLDALRASGVRIPTLGDAAAARIAELLPPMTYVRNPVDTARPAATYPDVLRAIAGDPDVDALAVYTLHEPAAVDPVAVFRAAKAELGVPVVFGTMGIDGDVAPTFAALRELGVAAYPGPERAARAVRALVEDAAGRASVLRARATANAALSGPVRAPLDELGGKALLRAYGIATPRAQACATRAEAHAAFTALAKPVVVKVLNPAILHKTEAGGVHLFVDTPERLDAALDAIDRIDAPAPSRYVVEEMAPPGLELIVGALNDPSFGPTVLIGMGGTQAEALRDTATAPAPLDADDALALLGSLRTAALLDGWRGAPAVDRRALADAIVAVGRLIAAHPEVAELDVNPLRAYPGGVLALDAAVVLAPGTSKASVVAPA
- a CDS encoding thiolase family protein; translated protein: MNPVLYDDVWLLGGARTPFVDYNGPVRDVSPTDLGIAAARAALEKTGTDPADVDHVIAASVAQASFDAYCFARHVGLYSGVPIEVPALQVMRVCGSGFETIVNAADALALGRASRALCVGAESMSRNPVVAYTHRGGFKMGQVQFADFLWEATLDTAPGIRMGDTAENLAKQYGLQREEVDAFAADSFARALAGQERGYFDDEVVPLRNATFARDGYEDRTLRLERGTESVARDTHPRPTDAATLGKLKPAFGGVQTGGNSSAIVDGAAGAIVVKGEQDGVLARVAGAVSFGVPPEIMGIGPVPASRAMVAKAGLDLGDIGRWEINEAFGAQILAVERELGIDHECLNVNGGGIAIGHPLAATGVRCTLTLARALRESGERWGIAGACAGGGQGVVILLENPAA